From Lysobacter lycopersici:
CCGGGCGATCGAACGGGGAATCCATGCGCCATCTTCGACTTCCTGCCGCGCTTGCCGGCTTTGTTGCGATCCATGGCTTGGTGGCCGTGCCCGCAGCCACGGCTGCCGAGGCCCTGCAAACCATGGTGGTCCCGGGAGCCACTTGCCAACTGAGCATCCCCACCACGAATACCGGGGTGCGGCCGAAGGCGACCGGTTTCCGCAACGAATCGACCACGACCAGCAACTTCGTGATTTGTCCGTTGGTCACGCCCACGGTGCGGAGCGCCAATGCCAACCCGCTTGCGAACGGATACATCATTCTCTCGTCGCTCGACGGGCAGGCCCACAGCGTGAGTTGCACCGCCGTCGTGGGTTTGGGGGGAAACGTCGTCTTCCCGGCCAAATACTCGACCAAGAGCATCGCCATACCTGCTGCGACCGACGATTCTGTTTCCGGAAGCTGGACGCTTGCCGATTTCGGTCAATCCTCCGGCGACTCGATCGATGGAAGCGCATGGTTCTCCGTTACCTGCAATCTCCCGCCGCAGGTGCAGATCCAAAGCTTGCAGGGAAACTATTACGCCGAAATCGGCGACTGACGGTTCGTGTGTCACGAAAAAGGGCGTCTTGCGGCGCCCTTTTTCGTCCGGGCATGTCCGCTTTCCGCCCCATTCCTCGCATAAGCGGAAAACCCGCCATTCCGGCCGGGTGATCGAACGGGGAATCCATGCGCCATCTTCGACTTTCCGCCGCGCTCGCCGGCGTCGTGGCGGTCTGCGTCCTGGCAACCAGTCCCGAAACCAGCGCCGCCACGGTCATCAGTCTCCAGCACGCGCCTGGATCCGTGTGCCAACTGAGCATTCCCACCACTGATACCGGCGTGCGCCCCAAAGCCACCGGCTTCCGCAATGAATCGACGACGACCGGCAATTTCGTGATCTGTCCGTTGGTCAGCCCGATGGCCACCGGCAGCGATGCCTTCACGTTCGTTAATCTCTCGCTGCTCTCACTCGATGGCCAGTCCCATGACGTCGCCTGCAGCGCCGTCGCCAACGCCATCTCCCCCGCATATTCGTCCAAGACGATTTCCGTGAATGCTTCCGGGGGCTCGTATCAGTGGAGTGCTTCCGATTTCGGCGAAACATTCGGGAGCCCGATCATTGGCAGCCAGGAGATGTCGATCACTTGCTTGCTGCCGCCCCAGGCAGCCATCCGGTCCGTGGGGGCTTACTACAATCGCGAAATCGGCAATTGATTCCATGCGATGCACGTGAAAAGGGCGCCTTTCGGCGCCCTTTTCTTCTCGAACTCAAAGCGTCGATTCGCGGTGTTCGCCCGCGGGCGGCGCGTCGAGCTTGTCGCCCAGCAGCTTGCGCACGGTGGTGTAGAACACCGGGATGAACAGCAGGCCGAGGAAGGTCGCGGCGAGCATGCCGCCGATCACGCCGGTACCGATGGCGTGGCGCGCGTTGGCGCCGGCACCGCTGGAAATCGCCAGCGGCGTCACGCCCATGATGAACGCGAGCGAGGTCATCAGGATCGGGCGCAAGCGCAGCTTCGCCGCCTCGACCACCGCCTGCCCCAGCGGCTTGCCGGCATTGCGTTCCTGGATCGCGAATTCGACGATCAGGATCGCGTTCTTCGCCGCGAGACCGATGACGGTGATCAGGCCGATCTTGAAGTAGATGTCGTTCGGCAGGCCGCGCAGCATCGACAGCAGCACCGCGCCGAGGATGCCGATCGGCACCACCAGCAACACCGACACCGGCACCGACCAGCTTTCGTACAGCGCGGCAAGGCACAGGAACACGACCACGATCGACAGCACCATCAGCAGCGTGGTCTGCCCGGCCGACAGCAATTCCTGGTGCGATTGCCCGGCCCAGTCGTAGCCGAAGCCCGGCGGCAGGTCGGTGTCGACGATCTTCTGCATCGCGTTCATCGCCTGGCCGGAGCTGTAGCCCGCCGCCTGCTGGCCGACGATTTCCACCGCCGCGAAACCGTTGTAACGGGTGAGCGTCGGTTCGGCGACCGTCCATTGCGAATGCACGACGTTCGACAGCGGGATCATCGTCGGCACGCCGTCGGCGTCGGTGGTCTGCGCCGGCGTGTAAAAGTGGTCGAGCGATTCCGGGCCGGTGCGGTAGGCCGCATCGGCCTGCATCGTCACCCGCTTCACCCGGCCGCCCTGCACGAAGTCGTTGACGTACACCGGCGCCAGCATCAACTGGATCGCGCTGTAGATGTCGCCGACCGACAGGCCCATCGACTGCGCCTGCACGCGGTCGACGTCGAGCTTGAGCTGCGGCGACGGCGCGAGCGAGTTCGGGCGCACGCCCATCAGCGACTTGTCCTGCGCGGCCTTGCCGAGCAGCGTGCCCATCGCACCAGCAAGCGCATCGCGGCCGGCGCCGCTGCGATCCTGCAGGTACATGTCGAAGCCACCGAACTGGCCGAGGCCGTTCACCGTCGGCAGATTGATGACGAAGATCTGCGCGTCGCGGATGCCGAACAGCGCCATGTTCGCCTTCTGGATGAACTCGCTGGCGGTGGTCTTGCGTTCGCTCCACGGCTTGAGCTTGATGAACGCCATGCCGACGTTCTCGCCCTGGCCGACGAAGCTGAAGCCGGCCACCTGCATCATGCCTTCGTAGCCATCCTGCTTCTCGATGGCCGCGCGCACCTGCTCGAACACCGCGTCGGTGCGGCGCAAGGTTGCGCCCGGCGGCAGCTGCACGATGGCCAGCGCATAGCCCTGGTCTTCCTCGGGCAGGAAGCTGCCGGGCATCTTCCAGAACAGGAAGCCGCACAGCAGCGCCAGCGCCGCGAACACCGCCATCCAGCGCGGCGCATGCCGCACCGCGCCGGTGATGTGGCCGACGTAGGTCTTGCCGAGCCGGTCGTAGAGGCGGTTGAACGCGCGGAAGATCGGGTTGCGGCTGTCGTGGTGCGCGGTCGGCTTGAGCAGGTTCGCGCACAGCGCCGGGGTGAAGCCGAGGGCGAGGAACGCGGAGAACACCATCGCCATCGCGATCGTCAGCGCGAACTGCTTGTACACCGCGCCGGCGCTGCCGGCCTGCAGCGCGCTGGGCACGAACACCGCGGCCAAAACAATCGTGATCGCGATCACCGCGCCGCTGATCTGGTGCATGGCCTTGCGCGTGGCTTCCTTCGGCGACAGGCCTTCCTCGGTCATGATGCGTTCGACGTTCTCGATCACCACGATCGCGTCGTCGACCACGATGCCGATCGCCAGCACCATGCCGAACAGCGACAACTGGTTGATGGTGAAGCCGATGAGGTACATGCCGAGGAAGGTGCCCAGCAGCGCCACCGGGATCACCAGCGTCGGGATCAGCGTCGCGCGGATGTTCTGCAGGAACAGCAGCATCACCAGGAACACCAGCACCACCGCCTCGGCGAGGGTCTTCACCACTTCCTCGACCGACAACCGTACGAAGTCGGAACTGTCGTAAGGCGAGAACCACTGCACGCCCTCGGGGAAACTCGGCGCCAGTTCGTTCATCCGCTCCTTCACCGCCGCCGCCACCGCCAGCGCGTTCGCGCCCGGCGCGAGCTGCACCGCGAAGCCCGCCGCCGGCTGCCCGCTCCACTTCAGGTCGAAGCTGTGCGCGGAACCGCCGAGCTCGACCCGCGCCACGTCCTTGAGCCGCACCGCGGCGCCGTTGGCGTCGGTGCGCAGCAGGATCCCTTCGAATTCCTGCGGCGTGGAGAAGCGTCCTTCCGCGGACACGGTCGCGGTGAACATCTGCGTGTCGGGCGATGGTTCGCTACCGACCTGGCCGGCCGAGAACTGCACGTTCTGCCCACGCACCGCGGCCAGCACCTGCGAGGCGGACAGGCCGTACGCGCGCAGCTTGTCCGGGTTGAGCCAGATGTTCATCGCATATTCGCCGCCGAACAGCTGGGTGCTGCCGACGCCGGGCACGCGCGCGATCTGGTCGAGCACGCGCGAGGCGAGCAGGTCGGACAGTTCGTCCTTGCCGATCGCCGGGTTCGACGACTTCAGCGCGACCACCAACAGGAAGCCGGAGTTCGCCTTCGCCACCGTGACGCCCTGCTGCACCACGTCGGTGGGCAGGCGCGGGGTCGCCTGCGACACCTTGTTCTGCACCTGCATCTGCGCGATGTCGGGATCGGTGCCGGGCTTGAAGGTGATGTTGATCGAGCTGCCGCCGTTCGAGCCCGACGAGGAACTGAAGTAGTCGAGGTTGTCGATGCCGGTGAGCTGCTGCTCGATGATCTGCGTCACCGCGCGTTCGGTGGTCTCGGCGCTGGCGCCGGGATAATTCGCGTTCACCCCGACCTGGGTCGGCGCGATGTTGGGATAGGACTCGATGCCGAGGCTGCGAATCGCAAGGCCGCCGGCGATCGCGATCAGGATCGCGATCACCCAGGCGAAGACCGGGTGTTCGATGAAGTAACGGGACATGGCTCAGCCCTGCTTCGGCGCGGTCGCGGGGGCGGCTTGCGCGGCATCGGGTTTCGCCGCTTCGACCGGCTTGGCCGTGACCGGCTGGCCCGGCTGCATCACCCGCTGCACGCCGGACACGATCACGCGGTCGCCGGGGGAAACGCCGCTGCTCACGATCCAGTCGCTGCCGTCGAGCTGGGTCGCGTCGATGTTCTTGCGCTGCGCCTTGCCGGCCTGGTCCACCACGAACACGTAGGCGCCCTGTGCATCGCGCTGCACCGCGGTCTGCGGGATGCGATAGGCCTCGCGCTGTTCGCTGAGCGTGGCGCGCAACTTGACGAAGGTGCCCGGCAGCAACTGGTGCTCGGGATTGGGCAGGCGCGCGCGCAACGCCACCGCGCCGGTGGACGGATCGACCACGTCGGCGGTGAAGTCGAGCGTGCCCGGGTGCGAATACACGCTGCCGTCGGGCAGGGTCACCTGCACTTCGCGGCTGCCGCTGCCGTCGCTGGCGCGGCGCGCGGCCGCCAGTTCGTCGGCGCTGGCCGAGAAATCGACGTACAGCGGATCGATCTGGTCGACGGTGGTGAGCAAGGTCGCGTCGCCCTGCCCGACCAGCGCGCCCTCGGTCACCTGCTGGCGCCCGGCGCGGCCGTCGATGGGCGAACGCACCGTGGCGTAACCGAGGTTGATTTCGGCCGCATCGACCGCGGCACGGCCGGCCTGCAACGCGGCGGCGGCGCTGCGCTCGGCGGCGATGGCGTTGTCGTAATCCGATTGCGAAATGAACTTCTGCCCGATCAACTTGCGCGCGCGATCGGCCGCGGATTTGGCATTGGCGTAGTTGGCCTGGGCCGTGGCTTGCGAGGCCTTGGCCTGTCCGAGCGCGGCCTGCAGCGGCGCGGGATCGATCAGGAACAGCACCTCGCCCTTGCGCACGTCGCTGCCTTCCTCGTAGACGCGACGCTGGAGCACGCCCGGCACGCGGGCGCGGACATCGGCGCTGCGGAAGGCGGACAGGCGCCCGACCAGGTCGCGCTGCAGCGGGATGGTGGCCGGCTGCAGGGTCTGGACCCCGACTTCCGGCGGCGGCATCTGTCCGCCCTGGCCGTCGGCCCCTTGCTTCGAACACCCCGCGACCACCATCAGGGACAGCGCCAAAACGGACAGAAGCGGGGACGGACGACGCATGCGTAGCCTCGGGGGGATGGATTCCTGTACCAGAGAGTATAGCTTGTCCTCGGACCGCAACCCCTGCCGGAAGTCGGGTGGATCAGGCCGGGACCTGGAGCGAACGCGAGGACGTGGCGGCATCGGCCGCGGGATCGAACGGCAGCCGACCCCAGCATGGCGCCTGCAGGCGCGTGGCGAGCATGGCGATGTTGTCTTCGACCGCGTCCATATCGGGGTCGATCGCGTTGGCGATCCATCCGACCAGGCGGCAACCATCGGCGGCGATGGCGCGCGCGCTGAGCAGCGCGTGGTTGAGGCAGCCCAGGCGCAGGCCGACGACAAGCACCACCGGCAGGCCGAGCGCGCGCACCAGGTCCGCCTGCATCAGTTCCGCGGACAAAGGCGCGGCCCAACCGCCCACGCCTTCGACGACGACCACATCGGCGGACGCGGCGAGTCGCGCATGTGCATCGAGGATCGACTGCAATTCGACTTCGACGCCGGCGTCGCGCGCGGCGAGTTCCGGCGCCAGCGGCAAGGGCAGCGCGAACGGATTGCAATCCGCGTAGATCGGGCGCGGATCGCTGGCTTCGATCAGCGCGAGCGCATCTTCGTTCTTCCATGCGCCATCGATGCGTTCGCAGCCACTGGCCACGGGTTTCATCCCGACCGCACGCATGCCGCGCGCACGCAAGGAATGCAGCAACGCCGCGCTGGAATGCGTCTTGCCGATGCCGGTATCGGTGCCGCTGACGTAGAAGCCGTGCATGCGCGGACTGTAGCAAGCCGCGTACACTGCGCGCATGAGCTTTTCCGCCATCGAACTGACCGGGAGCAAGCCGGAGCAATACGCGCAGCTGCTGGAGCAGGCGCGCGCGCTGCTGCATGGCGAACGCGACCGCATCGCCAACGCCGCCAATCTTTCCGCGCTGGTCTACCACGCGTTGCCCGACCTCAACTGGGTCGGCTTCTATTTCTTCGATGGAACCGAACTCGTCGTCGGGCCGTTCCAGGGGCTGCCGGCCTGCGTGCGCATTCCGCTCGACAAGGGCGTCTGCGGCGCGGCCGCGCGCAGCCGGCGAACCCAGCGGGTCGAGGACGTGAACGCCTTCCCGGGGCACATCGCCTGCGATTCGGCCAGCAACTCCGAGCTGGTGGTCCCGCTGGCCTCGGCCGACGGCGGCCTGCTCGGGGTGTTCGACCTCGACAGCCCCAGGCTCGCGCGCTTCGACGCCGACGACCAGGCTGGCCTCGAGGCCATCGCGAATGCGTTTCTACAGGCATCGGCCTGAAATCCCCCGAGTCGCGATGCCCGCCGCCACGCCCAAGCTCCGCAACATCGGCCCCAAGTCCGCGGCATGGCTGCGGCAAGTGGGCCTGCGCACCGAAGCCGACCTGGTCGCGGTCGGCCCGGTCGAGGCTTTCATGCGCGTGCGCCGCGCCGGCTTCAAGCCAACCATGAACCTGCTGTACGCGCTGGAAGGCGCGCTGTGCGACTGCCACTGGCAGGACGTGCCGGAACCGCGCCGGCTGCAACTCGCGCAGCAAGCGGAAGCGGCGATCGCGTTGCTGCCCCCGCCGCGACACCGCCCGGCCGCGGCGCCGGTGACGACGACCACGCCCATGCACGACGAGCCCGCGTTCGATCTCGCCGGCGTCGACGACGAACCGCAAGGCGAGCGCGACGACTGACGCGTTCGCGTACACTGTGCGCGCTTCGCGGTGACCCCAAGGCATTCGCCAACGGGTTGAAACGGGAAGCCGGTGACGCCGCGCCAACGCGCGCGGCCATTCCGGCACTGCCCCCGCAACGGTAAGCGAGACAGGCCGAGGCATCCGCCACTGTGCATTGCACGGGAAGGCGCCACGGCCGGGACCACGCATCACGCGCGGTTCGCTCGCGAGTCCGGAGACCGGCCACGGAGCGTACTGGTTGCGATGCGGCGGGCATCGCGGCGGCGCTCGTTTCCGAACGGCACTGCACGCCTTTCCGCACGCGACTCCCGACAAACCCACTGCGCGCGGGCGTGCGCGCCGGAGTCCGTCCCCATGCACCTGCGTTCCCTTTCGTTCGCCATCGCGCTGGCGTTGCCCGCGGTCGCGTCCGCACAAACCGCTTCCGATCTCGACCAAGTCGTGGTCACCGCCACGCGCACCGAATCCTCCGTCGCCGACAGCCTGTTCCCAGTGCAAGTGATCGAACGCGACGACATCGAGCGCAGCCAGGCGCGTTCGCTGCCCGACCTGCTGCGCGGCCGCGCCGGCATCGATTTCGGCAACCAGGGCGGCCTCGGCAAGCTCAGCACGCTGTTCCTGCGCGGCACCGAATCCGACCAGGTGCTGGTGCTGGTCGACGGCGTGCGCATCGGTTCGGCGACCGCGGGGCTGGTGTCGTTCCAGGACATCCCGGTCGACCAGATCGATCGCATCGAAATCGTGCGCGGCCCGCGTTCGAGCCTGTACGGCTCGGAAGCCGTTGGCGGCGTGATCCAGGTCTTCACCCGCCACGACCAAGGCGCATTCACCCCGCGATTCCGCGTCGGCATCGGCAGCAACAAGCTGCGCGAAGCCAGCGCCGGCATCGGTGGCGGCAACGAGCATGGCTGGTACGGCGCGGATTTCGCCTGGCAGCGAACCGATGGCATCAATGCATGCAATGGCTCGGCGACGCTGTTCGCCGGCTGTTTCGTCGACGAGCCCGACCGCGACGGCTATCGCAACGCGTCGCTCAACCTGCGCGGCGGCGTCGATCTCGGCGAAACGGTGAAACTCGAGGCGCACGCCTTGCGCGCAGAAGCGTTCAACGAATACGACGGCAGCATTTACGGCGGAAACGAGGCCGACAACGTGCAGCAGGCGATGTCGGCGAAATTGGAGTGGACGCCTTCGCAACGCGTCGCGGTGAGCGTCCAGGCCGGGCGCAGCGACGACGATTCCGACAACAGCTTCAACGACCACGCCGGAACCACGATCCACGTTGGCAACTTCGATACGCACCGCACCACCGCTTCGCTGCAGGGCGATTTCGGCCTCGCCGAAGGGCAATCGCTCAGCGCCGGCGCGGACTGGCAGCGCGACCGCATCGACAGCAACACCGACTTCGACATCACCGCCCGCGACAACACCGGCGTGTACGTCGAATACCTCGGCAAGTTCGGCGCGCAGCAATTGCAGGCCAGCGTCCGCAACGACGACAACGAACAATTCGGCAGCCACGCCACCGGCAGCCTCGGTTGGGGCATGGCATTCGGCGATGGGTTCAAATTGATGGCCAGCTACGGCACCGCGTTCAAGGCGCCGACCTTCAACGACCTGTACTACCCGTTCTTCGGCAACCCCGACCTGAAACCGGAAACCTCGCGCAGCGCGAACATCGGCATTTCGCAACATGCGCAACGCTGGAGCTGGACGC
This genomic window contains:
- a CDS encoding multidrug efflux RND transporter permease subunit, whose protein sequence is MSRYFIEHPVFAWVIAILIAIAGGLAIRSLGIESYPNIAPTQVGVNANYPGASAETTERAVTQIIEQQLTGIDNLDYFSSSSGSNGGSSINITFKPGTDPDIAQMQVQNKVSQATPRLPTDVVQQGVTVAKANSGFLLVVALKSSNPAIGKDELSDLLASRVLDQIARVPGVGSTQLFGGEYAMNIWLNPDKLRAYGLSASQVLAAVRGQNVQFSAGQVGSEPSPDTQMFTATVSAEGRFSTPQEFEGILLRTDANGAAVRLKDVARVELGGSAHSFDLKWSGQPAAGFAVQLAPGANALAVAAAVKERMNELAPSFPEGVQWFSPYDSSDFVRLSVEEVVKTLAEAVVLVFLVMLLFLQNIRATLIPTLVIPVALLGTFLGMYLIGFTINQLSLFGMVLAIGIVVDDAIVVIENVERIMTEEGLSPKEATRKAMHQISGAVIAITIVLAAVFVPSALQAGSAGAVYKQFALTIAMAMVFSAFLALGFTPALCANLLKPTAHHDSRNPIFRAFNRLYDRLGKTYVGHITGAVRHAPRWMAVFAALALLCGFLFWKMPGSFLPEEDQGYALAIVQLPPGATLRRTDAVFEQVRAAIEKQDGYEGMMQVAGFSFVGQGENVGMAFIKLKPWSERKTTASEFIQKANMALFGIRDAQIFVINLPTVNGLGQFGGFDMYLQDRSGAGRDALAGAMGTLLGKAAQDKSLMGVRPNSLAPSPQLKLDVDRVQAQSMGLSVGDIYSAIQLMLAPVYVNDFVQGGRVKRVTMQADAAYRTGPESLDHFYTPAQTTDADGVPTMIPLSNVVHSQWTVAEPTLTRYNGFAAVEIVGQQAAGYSSGQAMNAMQKIVDTDLPPGFGYDWAGQSHQELLSAGQTTLLMVLSIVVVFLCLAALYESWSVPVSVLLVVPIGILGAVLLSMLRGLPNDIYFKIGLITVIGLAAKNAILIVEFAIQERNAGKPLGQAVVEAAKLRLRPILMTSLAFIMGVTPLAISSGAGANARHAIGTGVIGGMLAATFLGLLFIPVFYTTVRKLLGDKLDAPPAGEHRESTL
- a CDS encoding TfoX/Sxy family protein; this translates as MPAATPKLRNIGPKSAAWLRQVGLRTEADLVAVGPVEAFMRVRRAGFKPTMNLLYALEGALCDCHWQDVPEPRRLQLAQQAEAAIALLPPPRHRPAAAPVTTTTPMHDEPAFDLAGVDDEPQGERDD
- the btuB gene encoding TonB-dependent vitamin B12 receptor codes for the protein MHLRSLSFAIALALPAVASAQTASDLDQVVVTATRTESSVADSLFPVQVIERDDIERSQARSLPDLLRGRAGIDFGNQGGLGKLSTLFLRGTESDQVLVLVDGVRIGSATAGLVSFQDIPVDQIDRIEIVRGPRSSLYGSEAVGGVIQVFTRHDQGAFTPRFRVGIGSNKLREASAGIGGGNEHGWYGADFAWQRTDGINACNGSATLFAGCFVDEPDRDGYRNASLNLRGGVDLGETVKLEAHALRAEAFNEYDGSIYGGNEADNVQQAMSAKLEWTPSQRVAVSVQAGRSDDDSDNSFNDHAGTTIHVGNFDTHRTTASLQGDFGLAEGQSLSAGADWQRDRIDSNTDFDITARDNTGVYVEYLGKFGAQQLQASVRNDDNEQFGSHATGSLGWGMAFGDGFKLMASYGTAFKAPTFNDLYYPFFGNPDLKPETSRSANIGISQHAQRWSWTLDAYETRIDDLISYDSSIFLPNNIDKARIRGVEFTVDTTLAGWDIGVQLSHTDPRSESGSTDGNLLARRARNTGRIDLDRAFGAFRFGATLNGSGPRYDDAANSVRLGGFATTDLRFEYAFDNDWTLQVRATNVFDRHYETVAWYNQPGREFGLSLRYAPN
- the bioD gene encoding dethiobiotin synthase; the protein is MHGFYVSGTDTGIGKTHSSAALLHSLRARGMRAVGMKPVASGCERIDGAWKNEDALALIEASDPRPIYADCNPFALPLPLAPELAARDAGVEVELQSILDAHARLAASADVVVVEGVGGWAAPLSAELMQADLVRALGLPVVLVVGLRLGCLNHALLSARAIAADGCRLVGWIANAIDPDMDAVEDNIAMLATRLQAPCWGRLPFDPAADAATSSRSLQVPA
- a CDS encoding GAF domain-containing protein; translation: MSFSAIELTGSKPEQYAQLLEQARALLHGERDRIANAANLSALVYHALPDLNWVGFYFFDGTELVVGPFQGLPACVRIPLDKGVCGAAARSRRTQRVEDVNAFPGHIACDSASNSELVVPLASADGGLLGVFDLDSPRLARFDADDQAGLEAIANAFLQASA
- a CDS encoding efflux RND transporter periplasmic adaptor subunit — protein: MRRPSPLLSVLALSLMVVAGCSKQGADGQGGQMPPPEVGVQTLQPATIPLQRDLVGRLSAFRSADVRARVPGVLQRRVYEEGSDVRKGEVLFLIDPAPLQAALGQAKASQATAQANYANAKSAADRARKLIGQKFISQSDYDNAIAAERSAAAALQAGRAAVDAAEINLGYATVRSPIDGRAGRQQVTEGALVGQGDATLLTTVDQIDPLYVDFSASADELAAARRASDGSGSREVQVTLPDGSVYSHPGTLDFTADVVDPSTGAVALRARLPNPEHQLLPGTFVKLRATLSEQREAYRIPQTAVQRDAQGAYVFVVDQAGKAQRKNIDATQLDGSDWIVSSGVSPGDRVIVSGVQRVMQPGQPVTAKPVEAAKPDAAQAAPATAPKQG